The Vicia villosa cultivar HV-30 ecotype Madison, WI linkage group LG1, Vvil1.0, whole genome shotgun sequence genome includes a region encoding these proteins:
- the LOC131607313 gene encoding glyoxylate/succinic semialdehyde reductase 1-like isoform X1, whose amino-acid sequence MEIGFLGSGIMGKAMSINLLRHGFKLTVWNRTLSKCDELVEHGATVGETPAAVVKKCKYTIAMLSDPSAALSVVFDKDGVLEQINGKGYVNMSTIDAETSIKISEAIKAKGGDFLEAPVSGGKKHAEDGQLVIIAAGHKALYEEALPAFDVLGKKSFFLGEVGDGAKMKLAVNVVMGSMMNAFSEGLALAERSGLNPDTLLDVLDLGAVSNGLFKLKGPTMVKNSYNPGFLLKHMQKNMRLALALGDKNVVPMPVAAAANEAFKKAICTGLGELDFSAVHKTLN is encoded by the exons ATGGAGATTGGGTTTTTAGGTTCGGGGATAATGGGCAAAGCTATGTCAATTAACCTTCTACGCCATGGCTTCAAACTCACTGTTTGGAACAGAACCCTCTCCAAG TGTGATGAACTTGTGGAGCATGGTGCTACAGTTGGAGAAACACCTGCTGCTGTGGTTAAGAAATGCAAGTATACAATAGCAATGTTATCCGACCCTTCCGCTGCTTTGTCG gttgtgtttgATAAGGATGGTGTTCTTGAGCAAATTAACGGAAAAGGTTATGTTAACATGTCGACTATTGATGCCGAGACATCTATTAAGATATCTGAG GCAATCAAAGCAAAAGGCGGTGATTTCCTTGAAGCTCCTGTTTCGGGTGGCAAGAAGCATGCAGAAGACGGCCAACTAGTAATAATTGCTGCTGGCCACAAG GCATTATATGAGGAAGCACTTCCAGCATTTGATGTACTCGGGAAGAAATCTTTCTTTCTCGGTGAGGTTGGGGATGGTGCGAAAATGAAACTTGCTGTCAATGTGGTAATGGGAAG TATGATGAATGCTTTTTCCGAGGGACTGGCACTTGCTGAAAGAAGTGGCTTGAACCCTGACACACTTCTTGATGTGCTG GATCTCGGTGCTGTGAGTAACGGTTTGTTTAAATTGAAAGGACCGACAATGGTCAAGAACAGTTACAACCCAGGTTTTCTACTTAAACATATGCAGAAAAACATGAGATTGGCTCTTGCCCTCGGCGATAAAAATGTTGTACCAATGCCTGTTGCAGCTGCAGCAAATGAG GCATTCAAGAAAGCCATATGCACGGGATTAGGAGAACTTGATTTTTCAGCTGTTCACAAGACTTTGAACTAA
- the LOC131607313 gene encoding glyoxylate/succinic semialdehyde reductase 1-like isoform X2, which yields MEIGFLGSGIMGKAMSINLLRHGFKLTVWNRTLSKVVFDKDGVLEQINGKGYVNMSTIDAETSIKISEAIKAKGGDFLEAPVSGGKKHAEDGQLVIIAAGHKALYEEALPAFDVLGKKSFFLGEVGDGAKMKLAVNVVMGSMMNAFSEGLALAERSGLNPDTLLDVLDLGAVSNGLFKLKGPTMVKNSYNPGFLLKHMQKNMRLALALGDKNVVPMPVAAAANEAFKKAICTGLGELDFSAVHKTLN from the exons ATGGAGATTGGGTTTTTAGGTTCGGGGATAATGGGCAAAGCTATGTCAATTAACCTTCTACGCCATGGCTTCAAACTCACTGTTTGGAACAGAACCCTCTCCAAG gttgtgtttgATAAGGATGGTGTTCTTGAGCAAATTAACGGAAAAGGTTATGTTAACATGTCGACTATTGATGCCGAGACATCTATTAAGATATCTGAG GCAATCAAAGCAAAAGGCGGTGATTTCCTTGAAGCTCCTGTTTCGGGTGGCAAGAAGCATGCAGAAGACGGCCAACTAGTAATAATTGCTGCTGGCCACAAG GCATTATATGAGGAAGCACTTCCAGCATTTGATGTACTCGGGAAGAAATCTTTCTTTCTCGGTGAGGTTGGGGATGGTGCGAAAATGAAACTTGCTGTCAATGTGGTAATGGGAAG TATGATGAATGCTTTTTCCGAGGGACTGGCACTTGCTGAAAGAAGTGGCTTGAACCCTGACACACTTCTTGATGTGCTG GATCTCGGTGCTGTGAGTAACGGTTTGTTTAAATTGAAAGGACCGACAATGGTCAAGAACAGTTACAACCCAGGTTTTCTACTTAAACATATGCAGAAAAACATGAGATTGGCTCTTGCCCTCGGCGATAAAAATGTTGTACCAATGCCTGTTGCAGCTGCAGCAAATGAG GCATTCAAGAAAGCCATATGCACGGGATTAGGAGAACTTGATTTTTCAGCTGTTCACAAGACTTTGAACTAA